From the Dehalobacter sp. genome, one window contains:
- a CDS encoding IS3 family transposase, which translates to EYYNTKRIKSKLKGLSPVQYRIQSSSAA; encoded by the coding sequence GAATACTACAATACCAAAAGGATTAAAAGCAAATTGAAAGGACTGAGTCCTGTTCAATACAGGATCCAGTCCTCCAGCGCAGCTTAA